A part of Paenarthrobacter sp. A20 genomic DNA contains:
- a CDS encoding sugar-binding transcriptional regulator: protein MARSRHSDALRAAQMYYLQDLTMDAIARELRTSRSTVSRLLSSARETGLVQVQIRSPFDTGPELESQIRSQYGVDVHVVPVLDTLNEAETLDRVAMQAARTIGPLVDSNAIIGVAWGATLSAVSRHLTRKVTHDSIVVQLNGAGNMQTTGITYASDIMRRFGSAYGARVEQFPVPAFFDHASTKTAMWNERSVQRILDLQDRMSIAIFGVGSVDSDYPSHVYAGGYLDEHDLTVLAADDVVGDVATVFFRSDGSSDGITLNQRSTGPSHEQLRQVRRRICVVSGASKINGLQGALAAGLATDLILDEASARRLVSFNGHA, encoded by the coding sequence ATGGCACGATCACGTCACTCGGATGCGCTCCGGGCTGCACAGATGTATTACCTGCAGGACCTGACCATGGATGCGATAGCCCGCGAGTTGCGGACCTCCCGATCCACGGTGTCCCGGCTGCTGTCCTCAGCCCGGGAAACAGGCTTGGTCCAGGTCCAGATTCGGAGCCCGTTCGACACCGGACCGGAACTGGAAAGCCAGATCCGGAGCCAGTACGGCGTCGATGTCCACGTGGTTCCGGTCCTCGATACCCTCAACGAAGCAGAGACCTTGGACCGGGTGGCCATGCAGGCAGCGCGAACAATCGGACCTTTGGTGGACTCGAATGCAATCATCGGGGTGGCGTGGGGGGCGACGCTTAGCGCCGTCAGCCGCCACCTCACCCGCAAGGTGACCCACGACAGCATCGTGGTCCAACTCAACGGTGCAGGAAACATGCAAACCACCGGCATTACCTACGCCAGCGACATCATGCGTCGCTTCGGCAGTGCGTATGGCGCGCGGGTGGAGCAGTTCCCCGTTCCGGCGTTTTTCGACCACGCATCCACCAAGACGGCGATGTGGAATGAGCGCAGCGTTCAACGCATCCTGGATTTGCAGGACCGCATGAGCATCGCAATATTCGGCGTCGGATCGGTCGATTCGGACTACCCGAGCCACGTGTATGCCGGAGGTTACCTCGATGAACACGACCTCACCGTGCTGGCTGCCGACGACGTGGTGGGCGACGTCGCCACCGTCTTCTTCCGCAGTGATGGGTCCTCGGACGGCATCACCCTCAACCAGCGGTCGACCGGCCCCAGCCACGAACAACTCCGTCAGGTCAGGCGCCGGATTTGCGTCGTGTCCGGGGCCTCAAAGATCAATGGCCTCCAGGGGGCACTGGCGGCAGGGTTGGCCACGGACCTCATCCTGGACGAAGCTTCCGCCCGACGACTGGTCAGTTTCAACGGCCATGCCTGA
- a CDS encoding glycosyltransferase family 1 protein, with protein sequence MKIVIDARFTRTDHHDGISRYGSSLIAATSKIADVTMLISDKRQLALLPDVPYVMVNSPLSPLELFVARRVNPLGADVVVCPMQTMGTLGRRYGLILTLHDLIYYEHPTPPGFLPAPVRLLWRLYHKAFWPQRLLLNRADVVATISRTTEALMAKYKLTKRPVRIVGNAPQPGQTPRDPAAGAEKTLLYMGSFMPYKNVETMIRGMAGLPDYTLHLLSRITPQRKAELEALVPHGAKVQFHNGVTDAEYDELLVRATALISLSRAEGYGLPLVEAMALGTPVIASDIPIFREVGGDAVSYVDPESPTEFAAAVTALGTDGLWQQRSRTSVERASDFNWDESARQLLAAAEEVVAVRKRRA encoded by the coding sequence GTGAAAATTGTCATCGACGCCCGCTTTACCAGGACGGACCACCACGATGGCATCAGCCGCTACGGTTCCAGCCTCATAGCCGCCACATCCAAGATTGCGGATGTCACCATGCTGATCAGCGACAAACGCCAACTCGCACTGTTGCCCGATGTCCCCTATGTGATGGTCAACAGCCCCTTGTCCCCATTGGAGTTGTTCGTGGCCCGGCGTGTTAACCCCCTCGGTGCAGATGTTGTGGTGTGTCCCATGCAGACCATGGGAACCCTGGGGCGGCGTTACGGCCTGATTCTTACCCTGCACGACCTCATCTACTACGAGCACCCGACTCCCCCGGGCTTCCTCCCTGCGCCCGTGCGCCTGCTGTGGAGGCTTTACCACAAGGCCTTCTGGCCGCAGCGTCTCTTGCTGAACCGGGCGGACGTGGTGGCTACCATCAGCCGCACCACTGAAGCTTTGATGGCCAAATACAAACTGACCAAACGGCCCGTGCGGATTGTCGGCAATGCTCCCCAACCAGGTCAGACGCCGCGCGATCCCGCCGCAGGCGCCGAAAAAACCTTGCTGTACATGGGTTCGTTCATGCCGTACAAGAACGTCGAAACCATGATCCGGGGCATGGCAGGCCTGCCGGACTACACCCTTCATCTCCTCAGCAGGATCACCCCGCAGCGCAAGGCGGAATTGGAGGCTTTGGTTCCGCACGGAGCCAAAGTACAGTTCCACAATGGTGTCACGGACGCCGAGTACGACGAACTCCTTGTCCGGGCAACTGCGCTGATCAGCCTTTCCCGCGCAGAGGGATACGGCCTGCCCCTGGTGGAAGCGATGGCCTTGGGTACTCCGGTAATAGCCAGCGATATCCCGATCTTCCGGGAGGTGGGCGGCGACGCCGTGAGCTACGTAGACCCGGAATCGCCGACGGAGTTCGCGGCAGCGGTGACCGCGCTGGGCACCGACGGCCTCTGGCAGCAGCGCTCCCGCACGTCTGTGGAACGCGCGTCAGACTTCAACTGGGACGAATCCGCGCGGCAACTTCTTGCCGCCGCCGAGGAAGTCGTGGCGGTCCGCAAGCGCAGGGCTTAG
- a CDS encoding aldo/keto reductase has translation MRSPARLTLNNGVQMERLGFGLYKVPPKDADTLVATALGEGYRRFDTAAMYGNEVGVGRGIGGAIGDAAAANNGTGGSGESVHTLSREDLFVTTKVWNDDHGYDATLRAFDTSISNLGLDYVDLYLIHWPCAGRGLFAETYKAMETLYREGKVRAIGVSNFQPGHLEELMQKAEVVPAVNQVELHPWLQQTRLRTLHDQLGIATEAWSPLGRGQVLADPAIVALAEQYNRTPAQVVLRWHLQLGNLVIPKASSAGRIKENSAIFDFELDATDMDGIAGLERHHRTGSHPDNVN, from the coding sequence ATGAGATCCCCAGCCCGGCTGACATTGAACAACGGCGTACAGATGGAACGCCTGGGATTTGGCCTCTATAAGGTTCCACCCAAAGACGCCGACACCCTGGTAGCTACCGCGTTGGGCGAAGGGTACAGGCGCTTCGATACAGCAGCCATGTACGGCAACGAGGTAGGCGTGGGCCGGGGCATCGGCGGCGCAATCGGAGATGCGGCGGCAGCCAACAACGGCACCGGCGGTTCCGGGGAATCTGTGCACACGCTCTCACGCGAAGACCTGTTCGTCACCACTAAAGTCTGGAACGACGACCACGGCTACGATGCCACCCTCAGGGCTTTCGACACCTCCATCTCCAACCTTGGCCTCGACTACGTGGACCTCTACCTCATTCACTGGCCTTGCGCGGGCCGGGGGCTCTTCGCGGAGACATACAAGGCAATGGAGACCCTGTACCGGGAAGGCAAAGTGCGGGCGATCGGTGTGTCCAACTTCCAGCCCGGGCACCTTGAAGAACTCATGCAGAAGGCCGAGGTTGTACCAGCAGTGAACCAGGTCGAGTTGCACCCCTGGCTTCAGCAGACCCGGTTGCGGACTTTGCATGACCAGTTGGGAATCGCCACGGAGGCCTGGAGCCCACTCGGCCGCGGACAGGTCCTGGCTGACCCCGCCATCGTGGCTTTGGCGGAGCAGTACAACAGGACGCCGGCGCAGGTCGTTCTCCGCTGGCATCTTCAACTGGGGAACCTGGTCATTCCCAAAGCGAGCTCTGCGGGACGGATCAAGGAAAACTCTGCCATCTTCGACTTCGAATTGGACGCCACCGACATGGACGGCATCGCAGGACTCGAACGCCACCACCGGACCGGGTCGCACCCGGACAACGTGAATTAG
- a CDS encoding alpha/beta fold hydrolase — protein MERVDTAHSPDNAQAPSVFFSKSLTGRTHASDVDVDGSNVAYWTYEPVTVTPATRTILVIHGFRGDHHGLLRVADQLPEMRIIMPDLPAFGSSEPFVDAEHSVERYGRFITGFMAALGMGPRTVLVGHSFGSIVASHFAASHPGAVYPLILINPIAAPALEGPKGIMTKLAVLYYQVSAKLPRRLGLAVLRNRAIVRVMSITMAKTKDKELRRFIHGQHDAYFSAFADRKSLLESFKASVSGHVAEVAEQLTLPVLLVAGEKDEIATLPNQHKLMERLPDATLEVIPGVGHLIHYETPVPAAAAIRTFLEEHPA, from the coding sequence ATGGAAAGAGTGGACACCGCGCATTCGCCTGACAACGCGCAGGCCCCCAGCGTATTCTTCAGCAAGTCATTGACGGGACGCACGCACGCTTCGGACGTGGATGTCGATGGCAGCAATGTTGCCTACTGGACCTACGAGCCAGTGACCGTGACCCCGGCTACCCGCACCATCCTGGTCATTCATGGGTTCCGTGGAGACCACCACGGGCTGCTGCGCGTCGCGGACCAGCTTCCGGAAATGCGCATCATCATGCCGGACCTGCCGGCTTTCGGAAGCTCGGAGCCGTTCGTCGATGCCGAGCACAGTGTTGAACGCTACGGCCGGTTCATTACCGGCTTCATGGCCGCCCTCGGGATGGGACCCAGGACTGTGTTAGTGGGCCACTCCTTTGGTTCGATCGTGGCCAGCCACTTCGCCGCCTCGCACCCAGGCGCTGTCTATCCCCTGATCCTGATCAATCCCATTGCCGCACCGGCACTGGAAGGTCCCAAGGGAATCATGACCAAACTTGCCGTCCTGTACTACCAGGTGTCAGCCAAGCTCCCCCGCCGCCTGGGACTGGCAGTCCTCCGCAACCGGGCGATCGTCCGGGTCATGAGCATCACGATGGCCAAAACCAAGGACAAGGAACTGCGCCGTTTCATCCACGGACAGCACGATGCCTACTTCAGCGCGTTCGCGGACCGGAAAAGCCTGCTGGAATCCTTCAAAGCCTCGGTCTCCGGACACGTGGCCGAGGTTGCCGAGCAGCTAACCCTTCCAGTGCTCCTTGTCGCCGGCGAAAAAGACGAGATCGCCACCCTTCCCAACCAGCACAAACTCATGGAGCGCCTGCCGGACGCCACGCTGGAAGTCATTCCCGGCGTCGGACATTTGATCCACTATGAGACGCCGGTACCGGCGGCAGCAGCCATCCGCACCTTCCTGGAGGAACATCCCGCGTGA
- a CDS encoding glycerol-3-phosphate dehydrogenase/oxidase, translated as MGHNRISGTSQHAQQRDSVVALQERPSAKVLIIGGGINGVGTFRDLALQGVDVALVERGDYCQGASGASSHMIHGGIRYLENGEFRLVQESVVERNRLLRIAPHYVKPLQTTIPIYSTFSGILSAPMRFLTHKQGKPKERGAFLIKVGLSLYDFFSRDGGSVPRHQFRGRTKALAELPKLNSGIKYAATYFDASVHNPERLTLDVLQDGEKAGRGGGLPGGSARASNYVSLVSMGPDGVLLRDELTGKEFEFQADVVVNTTGAWVDLTNQAMGAVSKFMGGTKGSHIVLDHPELLAACNGREIFFEHTDGRIVLIYPMGDRVLVGTTDVDADMSEDAVCTDEEIDYFFDLVGHVFPTIKVGREQIVYSFAGVRPLPRHDETQPGFVSRDYRIERSVRTGSDAVTTPGGKAAVVLSLVGGKWTTFRALAEHMTNDVLRELGMERKVSTAKLAIGGGAGFPSTEQGEQEWIKKHMGPGLDADRVAVLLTRYGTRADAVIEYLNAGHDAPLRSTRELSLRELAFMAEHEQIGHLVDVLIRRTSLAFRGLVTGELLNEIAAALAEPLGWDAAAREAEIRHAQEVLQRFHKVDVHSLVA; from the coding sequence TTGGGACACAACAGGATTTCCGGTACCTCACAGCACGCACAGCAGCGCGACTCCGTCGTTGCCCTGCAGGAGCGGCCCTCGGCCAAGGTACTCATCATCGGCGGTGGCATCAATGGTGTTGGGACATTCCGCGACCTCGCCCTGCAGGGCGTCGACGTCGCGCTTGTTGAGCGAGGTGACTACTGCCAAGGCGCCAGCGGCGCCTCGTCCCACATGATCCACGGAGGCATCCGCTACCTTGAAAACGGCGAATTCCGTCTGGTCCAGGAATCAGTGGTTGAGCGCAACCGGCTCCTGCGCATCGCACCGCACTACGTCAAGCCTCTTCAGACCACCATCCCGATCTACAGCACGTTCTCCGGCATCCTCTCCGCGCCCATGCGCTTCCTTACACACAAGCAGGGCAAGCCCAAGGAGCGGGGCGCTTTCCTTATCAAGGTTGGCTTGAGCCTGTACGACTTCTTCTCCCGTGACGGCGGCAGCGTTCCGCGCCACCAGTTCCGTGGCCGGACCAAGGCCCTTGCCGAGCTTCCCAAACTGAACTCCGGTATCAAGTACGCAGCAACATACTTCGATGCCTCTGTTCACAACCCGGAACGCCTGACCCTGGACGTCTTGCAGGATGGCGAGAAGGCCGGACGTGGCGGCGGACTTCCGGGAGGAAGCGCCCGCGCCAGCAACTACGTCTCCCTCGTGTCCATGGGCCCCGACGGAGTACTGCTACGCGATGAACTGACCGGCAAGGAATTTGAGTTCCAGGCAGATGTCGTCGTCAACACCACCGGCGCCTGGGTGGACCTCACCAACCAGGCCATGGGCGCCGTCAGCAAGTTCATGGGCGGTACCAAGGGATCCCACATCGTCCTGGACCACCCGGAACTCCTCGCTGCCTGCAACGGTAGGGAAATCTTCTTTGAACACACCGACGGCCGCATCGTCCTGATCTACCCCATGGGCGACCGCGTGTTGGTCGGAACCACGGACGTGGACGCCGACATGTCCGAAGACGCAGTGTGCACGGACGAAGAGATCGACTACTTCTTCGACCTCGTGGGACATGTGTTCCCCACCATCAAGGTTGGGCGCGAGCAGATCGTCTATAGCTTTGCCGGTGTCCGCCCGTTGCCGCGCCACGACGAAACCCAGCCCGGTTTCGTCTCACGTGACTACCGCATCGAACGCAGCGTCCGCACCGGCAGCGACGCCGTCACAACGCCAGGCGGTAAGGCCGCCGTCGTACTCAGCCTGGTGGGCGGCAAGTGGACCACGTTCCGCGCGCTGGCCGAACACATGACCAACGACGTCCTCCGCGAACTCGGCATGGAACGCAAAGTCTCGACGGCGAAACTCGCCATCGGCGGTGGCGCTGGCTTCCCGTCCACCGAGCAGGGAGAACAGGAATGGATCAAGAAGCACATGGGGCCGGGCCTCGACGCTGACCGCGTAGCCGTCCTGCTGACCCGGTACGGAACACGCGCAGACGCTGTCATCGAGTACCTCAATGCCGGACATGACGCGCCGCTGCGTTCCACTCGCGAACTGAGTCTCCGTGAGCTGGCGTTCATGGCCGAGCACGAGCAGATCGGTCACTTGGTGGATGTCCTCATCCGCAGGACATCGCTGGCCTTCCGTGGCCTGGTTACCGGCGAGTTGCTCAACGAAATCGCCGCGGCGTTGGCAGAGCCGCTGGGGTGGGACGCTGCTGCCCGCGAAGCGGAAATCCGCCACGCCCAGGAAGTACTGCAGCGATTCCACAAGGTTGACGTGCACAGTCTCGTAGCCTGA